The Nitrospira sp. sequence ATTTTTCTGGAGCGCGACGGATATCCAGCATCGGCTGCAAGAAATCATCACATCCGCCTTTCAACGCACGCTTCACTTTTCGACTGAACGCCGAGTTTCGATGCGCATGGCGGCGCTGATGAGCGGGATCGATCAAGTCGCTCAAGCCCACCTTCAACGTGGGCTGTACCCCTAGTCGCACGATTCCACCGCGACCTTCATTGTCGATCTGATGCCTAGATACTTGCTCCGCGACTTCCTCCTGCGCTAGGGTGATTCCTCGTCACATGCCGGAGAAGCGAAGAGGCACCTCATGACTCGGAATATGATCGCCACCGCGTGGGAACAACATTGCGCCAACGGATGGCCTCAGTTTTCAAGCCCACACGAGGGGCAATTGATGACGCTCGATACCGTCATCAGCGGTTGTGTGGTCTACTACCTAGACAGTTCCGAGGGTCTCGATCATCAACGGCTTGCCATTGTGAAGGATTGTTTGGGCGATCTGGACGATCTGACCGGGGAATTGGACGCTGATTGTCAGCCGTACTTTCTCCGGCTTCGTCGACTCGGCGAGATGTTGCTGGCCACAGAGCGGCACTCATGACCCTTACGCACCGACAGATTTCCCTTCACCGGACGATGTCCAGCCGTCTTTTATACGTGCCGTTCCTTGCAGGTTAGAATCCGCTTGGCTACAATGATGCCCATGTCGTGTAGAAGCCTACCGGGTACGACCACTCAGGCCATTCGCTGATCTCAGAAAGAACGAAACGAGCAAGCCATGGTGAGCGCCGCGCGATTGTCAACCATCCTGTTTTCAGCTCTTCTTCTTGCGCTGGGCTCAGCGCATGCCGAGCCGTATGAATTGAGTAAGAACGATGTCATGGAATCAAAGACCATTTCGAGCGCCGACATTTCGCTCTTCGGCGTTAAACTCGGCGACTCCGAAACCAAAGCCATCGAGACACTCGTGAATGAAAAGATTGCTGGAATCAAGGCTGAACAGGAGGCCGCATTCATCTTCCTGCTTGACCAACGCAAACCAACCGGCCCGATGGCGGGGGTTCGCATTCAGGACGGCAAGGTCGATCTGCTCTTCATCAATAATCGGTTCGCCCACAAGACACGAGGCATCTTTCGAAACGTGCTCACCAGCGAAAGCCCGGAAGACATTCGAAAGTTACTGGGCAAGGAAGAGTATGGCGACGAAAACGTGATGGGCGCGGTCCTGGCCTATGATAAACAAGGCTTCCAGGTGAACTATCTGGGGAAAGACATCAACATCGAGTTTGCCCAGCCGCATGAGTCCTTCCGTTGATCCCTATCGCCGACCGACGAGTTGACGCAAGGAACCGTCGATCCCTCGAGGAGTAATCGTGTACATCCGTACTACTCGCGTATGAGTTCGGCGGCTCGGAAATGGGCCATGACACAAGAAGCCACGAAGGAGGCTATTGGATGGGAGTGGTCATACGAAGACCGTAGTCGATCAGGCTTTTAGCGGTATTCCACCGGCGGTTCGAGTTCAGAATGACGAGCAGCAAATCGCTGCCGTTTTGAGAGACTTTGGCAATGAGACATCTGCCGGCTTTGGATGTGAACCCCGTCTTCACCCCTTCTACACCGGGAACGCGACCAAGCAGGCGATTCGTATTATGCAGGACATACGCACGGTATCCACTGACGGGCGTGATAATCTCCCGCTCTTCTCTCACAAGCTCTCGAAACACGGCGTTCTGCATCGCCACCTCGCTGAGTTTGGCAAGATCTTCCGCCGTCGAATAGTGATCGGGACTGTCAAAGCCGCAGCCGTTACTGAAATGCGTATCGGATAAACCGAGCGCAGCTGCTTTCGCATTCATCAACATCACAAACTGCTCTTCATCGCCTCCGACATGCTCAACGGCCGCCAGGCAGGCGTCATTGGCCGAAACCATCATCATGGCCTTCAGCAAATCCCCAAGACGAAACACTTCGCCGACTTTTAAGCGCAGATGAGTCTTCGGAGCGCGTGCGGCATTCTTGCTCACGGTTGCCAGATCATCCAGGCGGCCTTTCTCCAGAATGACCAGAGCCGACATGATCTTGGTCAGACTGGCGGGCGACAAACGTTTCTCAGTCTCGTGCTCGAACAGCACACGGCCTGACCGCAATTCCTTCAGAAGAATACTGTGCGCAGGAACTCGCTTCCACGGGAGAGGTTGCGGAACATAGCTGACGGTGTGGATGACCTGGCTCTTGGAATGCGCCTCGATCGCAGAGGCAGGATGGATCGAAAATCCGATCAACGGGAGAGAGAATGCCGCAAGTAGACTGAGGCAGTAGAAAGTTCGGCCCCAGCTCTGCAAAAGAGGGTCAGGTCGAATGGGGTCCTTCTGAGCCAAAAACGACCGCCTCTCTTAGAAAATGAACGATTCGCGTACTTTATCACCTTTCCGCCCACTATCAAGAACTTTATGAAAAAATCTGAGGAGATCGGCTAAATCAATCCAAAACCCGCAATTTAGACAGCGGGCGTATATTCTCCTGTTGATCAGGGTATAGTGACGTTCCACCATCATGAACCCTCTGCACTTGAGGCATTGCATACATGTCCCGCTCTCTCCGACTACCGAAGGCGATTCATGATTAACGCGACACACCCGGCGAGCAATCCCCCACCGATGAGGGTCGTGCCAAAATACACGAACACATTTGTGCCTCCAGCCGGTTGAGTCCCCTCCCATAAATCGCGAATCCCGCCCTGCACCATCAGGACGGAGAGGGTCATCAAGGCCCCAATCATGAACCACCATGCGAAGGATCGAAGTGCCATCGTTAGGCTCGTAAATCTTGCTGTGGTTTTGCCCAACGGTCACTCTAGCGAAGGGCCCCTGGGCTGTCAAGAATAGATGGCGATCGGTCGGTCCACTACTCTTTCGCATCCGACTTCGCAACCGGTTTGAGACCATGGTGAAGGAAGATGGAGACACTCCCGCTTCCGTTGTCGGCAATGGCCAGCCCCGGTTCCTCCACCCCGCTCGTCGTGACCCGAAAGGATGAAAGAGCGAACGGGCCGGACTTCGTCCGGTAGTTTCTCGGAGGGTAATGAAAGGTCCCGTCGCCTTTTCCGAACAAGATGGACAGATCATTTGATTGAAGGTTGACGATGGCGACATCCACTAAATGATCGCCATTAAAATCCCTCGCCAAGCCGAAGTTGGGTCCGGCGTCGGCACCCGAATCTTTGCCTGGCCGAAATGTCGCATTGCCGTTGCCGAGAAATGTGGTGAAGCTGTCCTTCTCTCCATTGATGACCAAGAGGTCGCTATGCTGATCGTTATTGAAATCGGCAAAGCTCACACCGAGGGGTCGGTGTCCGGTGGGATAGTCTTTGGGATCGCGAAATGAACCGTCGCCATTGCCGAGCCAAATTGAGACGGCATTCGACATAGGGCCCCCATTTGTGACGACTAAATCCAGTCTCCCGTCACCATTGAGATCCGACAAAGCCACCGATGTGGGCGTGTCTCCATACTCATACTGAACGCCATGCCGGAATTCACCCCTTCCATTGCCGAGGAAGACCTTAATCTTGTCGTTGCGCAGCGCGACGACCAGATCAGCATGGTGATCGCCATTGATGTCGTCCGTGGCTAGCGCGATCGGTGTGCGATGGACCGGGTACCGTTGACCCTCTTCAAACTTTCCATCCCCATGGCCGAGTAAGAGCGAGATTTCATCGCCGCCGGAGCAAGCCAAGGCGACATCGGCATGCCCGTCTTCGTTGAAGTCGCCCATTGCCAGGGCACGCGGTTCCTGGCAGACATGGAGCTGGACCTGATCTTTAAATGTTCCGTCACCGTTGCCCAAGAGAATGGACACGCTATTGCTTGCAATGTTCGTGGTGATCAGATCGGTGAATGAATCCTGATTCAGGTCCCCGGTGGTGATCGTTGTCGGATTCTTGCCCACTTTGTAACTGGCAAAGTAATAGAAGGGATCCGGCGGAGTATAGGGGTCGGTCTTTGAGCAACCCCAGAAACCATCACCGGCCAAGAGACCCAGCAAAGCGACGCCGAGGATCAACCTCTCCACAGGGTGTTTCCGTTTCACAAGCACACTATCCCCACGATTTTAGGCTGTTAGGACCAGAAGACCTATGAGTGCCCGTACCAGAAAGCTCAGTATACAGAGGCGGTCTTCTCCCTCGCAATCTGCTGTGCCCATACATCAGCCTTTGAATTTCAGCATCCGCTTACGCTATGATGCTGCGTTCTATTTTAGGAGGATAAGCATGAGCACTATAGTGAATGTCGACATCACGATGTATGGGATCGCCGAAGTTCTGATGTGGTGTCTTGATCGGAACAAGGGGCGCGTCCCTGGTGTGGATACGCCGGGCTTCAAAAAAATGCAGGAGTTGTTGGCTCAGAAACCTCAGTCGGCCGACTACTTTACGCTTGATCAGTTCTGGAAGAAAAAAGTGACATTACCGCTGACTGAAGAGGAAGTCGCGACGATCGATCGTTGTCTCTACGACATCCCCAACTTCGATAACGAACCACTCCCTCAGATCCGGCACAAGTTCTGGCCCCAGCAGGTGGAGACCCACTGACCGGACCGCTTCGCGATCGAATTATTTGTTGTCGATGGCCGCGCAGAATGTGATGGGACAGGAAGTGTCGGCGGTCAGAGTGTGCCTTCGCCCTTGAGATACTTACGGAAACGATCCATAAGGTCGGCTCCGAGCGTGCCTCCTTCCGGCTTTTTTGTCGATGGGTCGGCAAAGTGGCCGCGAATCTCTTGGAGACGTTTCTCCGCCTGATCATTCCCTTGCAAACGCTTGGTTTTTTGGAGAGCTGTGTCAAAGGCCTCGAACGTCAACTCTTGGTACCCGAATGAACGGATACGTTTGACGGCCTTCATCATCGCCTGATTCCGAAAGACCGTCAGATGGTCTGAATCGATCTCCTTCAATCCCAACTTGCGGGCTCGCCGTTCAGCGGCTTTTCTGATTCCACTGCGCACGAAGTCAGGGGATGTTTGAAGACGCTTCCAAGCTTCATCGGTCCAACCAACCCGAGCTTGCGGTGCATCCCATAAATCCCGTAAAGCCGATGCATCGATACGAGTCAGATTTTCCCCCCTGGCCAGATCCTCAGTGTCGCGCTTCAACATGTCGGTCACGAAATCCAACGCGATGGGCGGCGATTGTTTCAGCTTGTCTTGGAGCAATTCCACCGCTTCCGCAGTCCATTCCATTGGGGGTCCGCCGACCTCCTGAACATCACCAAGCGCCTCGACCTTCTCGAACAACTCGACGTTCACCTCGAGATGCCCTCGCTCTCTCGCAACCTCCTCCGCGATCTGCTTGATCATCGCCCGCATAAACTCAGGCACGGTGGCCAATCGCTCTTTCGCTGTAGCAGTCCAGGGGAGACGCCCGCCAGCCATCTCTTCGGCGGCTGCCGTCATCCCGCTCTCCCCTCCCATGCGTCCCATCATCTGGCCCTTGAACTGTTCGAGGATCTCCTCCGTAATTTCTCCATATCCAAGTTCTCGGGCCTTCTTCTCGGCCAAACGGCGAACCATGCCGCGCAAAAATATGGGCGCCCGCTCCATCCGTTTGAGTGCGCCGTCGGTCCAGCGGATTTCCGTGGCAGCAGACTGAGAGAAATCTGATGTCGACATAAGTCCTTCGTGATGAAGACTGACGCTATTGATTGAGCAATTCTTTCAACTCTTTACCGGCTTTGAAAAACGGCACTCGCTTGGCCGGTACCGCTACGGTCTCTCCGGTCTTTGGATTCCGCCCTTCCTTCATCCGACGAGCTCGCAGGCGAAAGCTGCCGAAGCCGCGAATCTCCGTTTTGTCGCCATTTTTCAGCGAGTCCCGAACACAATCGAAAATCGTGTTGACGACCACTTCCGCCTGTCGCTTGGTCAACGTGGTGACTTGCTCAGAAACCCGCTCGATGATCTGCGCCTTGGTCATGTCCACTCTCCCTTCGCTTCGATGAACACCCAGCCCGCATCGACACAGCTAAAAGGCCATAAGATACTTCAAACTCACGCCCGGTTGAATATCCAATTTTGGAAACATCATGCTGAGCTTCGAGTCTAAGATCTCACGCAGCGAGAACCGGCGTCGGGGTTCAACAACCTTCGGCTCTCCTTCGATTCCGACGACCTCAGCGGCCAATTGAATGGCATCTTCGAGGTCTCCAAGTTCGTCGACCAGTTTTGCGTCCTTGGCCTGACGTCCGGTAAAGATTCGGCCATCGGCCAACGCCTGAGCGGTCCGAAGTTCCATCGAACGGCCTTCAGCCACAGCCTCGATAAATTGCTTATGCACGTCGTCCATCACGGCTTGCAGCAAGGCCCTCTCCTCCGCACTCATCTTGCGCAGAGGAGAACCCACATCCTTATATTTTCCACTCTTGATGACGACCCCTTCCACGCCGATTTTCTGCAGCAATCCCTCCACGTTGGCGGTTTCCATAATGACGCCGATGCTCCCGGTGAGCGTCCCAGGATTGGCCACAATCCGATCTGTTGCGGCAGCGATGTAATACCCTCCCGATGCCGCGACACTGCCCATCGAGGCAATGACGGCTTTGTTACTCTTGCTTCGAACTCGCTTGACCGCATCATAGATCTCTTGCGACGGCACCACACCGCCCCCCGGGGTATCGATCCGTAGAACGATGGCCTTGATGGACGGGTTTTCGCTGAATCGCTTCAGCTCTCCGACAGTCGTTTGCGAATCCAAGATGACGCCTTCGACTCGAATCAATGCAATCCGATCCTCACTGGACAAGTCGAGATCGGGGAAAAACACATTCATCAGGACCAAGATCCCCACCCCCGCCATGAACAGCCAAAAGGCCTTGCGGAACACATGGCGCTTGGGAGGGCGTTCGGTCTGTGTCACGTCATCCGCCATTACACATGCCCTGCACCATTATGAAAACCGACCTAGTTTTGATCTTCCGCTTGTGACCGTTTCCGGCTCTGCTTGGCGGCCCGACCGATGCTTTGGTCCAGCACACCCTGTGTCGAGTGATAGTCATCAACCTGCTTGCGTTCCCAGTCCAGTTGATGGTCGCGAAGACTGAGAGCGATCTTGCGCTCTTCTCGATCGACTTTGATTATCTTTGCCGCGACGTCATCCTGCAACTTAAACTTTTCTTCGAGCTTCATGGAAGATTCAAGACCGGATTCACTGACATGGATTAATCCTTCCACTCCGCCCTCGAGTTCGATGAAGATCCCAAAATCGGCGACCTTCGTCACCTTGCCGGTCACCGAGTCACCGACGTGATACCTCGATGGGATCGCTTCATCCCAGGGGTCACGACTCAACTGTTTGAAGCCCAATGAAAGTCGCTCCTTCTCCTTGTCGATGCGTAACACCATCGCTTCGACTTTTTGCCCTTTTTTGAAGAGCTCGGAAGGATGTTTAATATGTTTCGTCCACGACATGTCTGAAATATGGATGAGGCCGTCGATCCCTTCTTCAAGTCCGACGAAGGCACCGAAATCCGTCAGACTCTTCACCTTGCCCTCAATGCGAGTCCCGATCGGATACTTACTCTCGATCATATCCCAGGGATTGGGCGCCGTCTGTTTCATTCCTAAGGAAATCTTGCGGCTTGCCGGATCGATGTTCAGTACCGCCGCTTCGACCTGATCGCCGACCGACACGACTCTCGACGGATGCCGCACTTCGTGTGTCCACGACATTTCTGAAACGTGGACCAGTCCCTCCACACCCGGCTCGAGTTCCACAAACGCTCCATAATCGGTCAGGCTGACCACGCGACCACGGACCCTGGTGCCGATCGGATACTTGCCGGCGACATTGGTCCAAGGATCCGCGCTTTTCTGCTTGAGCCCCAAAGAGATACGGCCGGTTTCACGATCGTATTTCAAGACCGTGACTTCGACCTTATCTCCCACGGTAAACAGTTCCGATGGATGCCCGACTCGCCCCCAAGACATGTCGGTGATGTGAAGCAACCCGTCGATCCCGCCGAGGTCGATGAAGGATCCGTAGTCGGTGATGTTCTTGACCGTCCCCTGAATCAGTTGACCTTCTTTGAGATTAGCCAGAGTCGTCTGTCGTTTCTTATCCCGTGTTTCTTCCAGCAATACGCGCCGGGATACGACGACGTTACCCCGCCGGTGGTTGATCTTGATGATCTTGAGGGGGAAGGTCTTTCCAACGAGCCCATCCAGATCCCGAACAGGGTGGAGATCAATCTGCGAGCCCGGCAAGAACGCCTTGACACCAATATCAACCATCATGCCGCCCTTAATGCGCGAGACAATCTTCCCTTCGATGCTCTTCTCATCCTTGTAGAGTTTCTCAAGTTCTTCCCAAATCTTCATCTTGTCCGCTTTTTCCTTGGAAAGAACCAGATTGCCGTCCGCATCTTCACATTCTTCGATGTAGACTTGGAGGCGATCACCGATCTTGAGGTTCTGAAGTTCCTCGGATGAGAACTGGTCGCTTGGGATCATCCCCTCAGATTTGTAGCCGATATCGACGATCACTTTGTCCTTGGTGAGGGCCACCACACGGCCTTCTGTAATCGTGCCTTCTTCCAGGTTGCGGAACGTTTCCTCGTACAACGCGGCCAAGGCGTTGCGGTCTAACTGAGCGTCACTGCTGTTGGATACCGTACCCATATACACATCCTACTCTTCCGACCTTCGTCGGGTGCTGATGGTGAAGTCGCCGGGTTCACTCAGCGTTGTGAACCCCGGCGGTCGGCCTGTTCGGTGTTTCCGAAGCTGGGTCATCCTTTCCTCTTGGAACGGGAACTTGACCCAAAGCTGCAATCTGTTCGATCACCGTACGGCTGACCTGTTGATAAAACTGTTTTGTTTCCGCCCTTTCTTTCCGAGCCCCTGTTTCGAACATGAGGGGCTCCCCAAATCGCACCCTAACTTGGCGCCATCGAGGCCACCGAGCCCCGGTGGGCAGCACATCGAAGGTCCCCTTGAGATACGCCGGGACGACCGGGCACCCCGTCTGCGACACAATCACTCCAATACCCGCCTTCGGCGGCCGGAGGTGGCCATCATGGCTTCGCCCGCCTTCCGGGAAAATGACCACCACCTGACCTGATCGAATCAGGTTGATCGCTTTCCCAAATGCCTCCCGGTCGAGACGCCCTAGTCGCACAGGAATCCAGCCCAATGCCTGCAAAATCCTGTTCAACACCGGGATCGGGAACAAGTCATTCCGTCCCAGATACCAGGCCCTTCGAGTCATCCCACAGCCGAGTAGCGGGATATCGAGGTAGCTGGCATGGTTCGCGGCGATCAGTACGCCGCCGGTGCGAGGGATCTGTCCTTCCACTCGATACCGAAAACAGATCCAGCCGACAACCCGTGCCAAAACCCACAAGAACCCATAGACGATCCCGCTCACGACCCGGTCGACACAGCCGCGATCATCTGTTCCACCACCTGCTCGGGACTGAGGGTGGAGGTATCAATCGATCTCGCGTCAGCCGCTGGAATTAATGGGTCGATCGAACGGGTCCGATCGCGCCGATCCCGGTCGGACAAATCCTGAAACGTCGTTTCAATCGCCCCGCCGCGTCCCGCAGCCACCAGCTCACGGTGCCGTCTTGCGACTCGTATACTGGCATCCGCGTCTAAGAAAAATTTGAACGGAGCCGCGGGAAAGACCTTTGTGCCGACATCGCGCCCTTCCGCGACGACCGAGCCTCGCTGGCCGATTTGACGCTGAATCGGCAGCAGCCATTCGCGAACTGCCGGAATGGCGGACACGATGGACGCGGCAGCCGTCACGTCGGGTGCCCGGAGTTCGCCGGTGACGTCGATGCCATCGACCAAGACCTGCATCGAGCCTCTTTGAAACTGCATATGAATCGAGGTCGTCTGCAACAGCTTCCCCACTTGTTCGTGATCAGTCGGATGTGTGTTTGACTGCAAGCTTTTCCATGCAACGGCTCGGTACAATGCCCCGGTATCAAGATAGAGGTACCCAAGGCGGGTCGCCAACAACTTGGCCACTGTACTCTTACCCACTCCGGCTGGTCCATCAATTGCGATAACCACTCAGTGCGTCTCCATTTCACACTCTTCAGCCGCAGCCACCTGCTTATACAGGATCCGCCAACAGTTGCGCGAGCGCCCCCTCAAAATTAGGAAAGGACGTGTCCACACAACCCGTGTCGGCAATCGACATATGCTGTTCCGCCGTAAGCCCGCCGATGGCCAGAGACATGGCCACACGATGGTCTCCATGGCTCTGGGCATTACCCACCGCTTTCAGTCGGCCATTCTCTCGACCTCGGCCCAACCCTTTGATGATCATGCCGTCCGGGCGTTCCTCGATGAGAGCCCCCATGGCCTTCAACTCGCCGCTCATGGTCGCAATACGATCACTCTCTTTGACCCGTAGTTCCTCCGCGCCGGAAATCACGGTGTCCCCATCCGCCACAGCCGCAGCCACGCACAGCACGGGAAATTCATCGATTGTTTTCGGAATGAGGTCGGGACCGATCGTCACACCCTTCAGTGGAGCTGACTTCACGCGAAGATCCCCCACCGGTTCACCGGCCTCTTCTCGCTGACCCAGAACCTGAATATCGGCCCCCATCTTTCTCATGACCTCGACCAGGCCGGTCCTGGTCGGATTCATTCCAACATTGCGAATGGTGATGTCTGATCCCTGGACGATCGTTGCGCCGACGATGAAGAACGCGGCAGCAGAGAAATCCCCGGGAATAGTGACCTGAACTCCTCGCCATCCGACCGAAGGCCGCCCCTGCAAGACCAGGGTCCCTTCTTCTTTTGTGAGAGGAATGCCAAAGAACTGAAACATCCGTTCAGTGTGATCTCTCGACAGGCTCGGCTCCCTATAACGCGTCTTTCCTTGAGCGAAGAGGCCGGCAAGAAGCAGCGACGACTTGATCTGCGCGCTGGCCACCGCTGACGTGTATTCAATACCGCGAAGACCGGACCCTGTGATCGCTAACGGAGCCAACTCCCCGCCCTTGCGCCCTCCGATGACCGCCCCCATTTCGCGCAATGGCTTGACAACGCGCCCCATGGGACGGCGTCGAATCGATTCGTCGCCGGTGAGGATCGAAAAAAAATCTTGACCGGCCAAGAGGCCCGTGAGCAGACGAATACCGGTTCCTGAGTTTCCACAATCGATCGGAGCGTTTGGTTCGGATAACCCCCAAAACCCCTTCCCATGGACCGCCAATTCGGTCGGAGTCTGTCTGATAGGAATTCCGAGCGCCTGAAACGCCCTCATCGTGTTCAAACAATCTTCGCCCTGGCAATAGCCCGATACCGTGCTCGTTCCTTCCGCCAATGCGGTGAGGATGATGGCCCGATGGGTGAGCGACTTATCACCGGGAACTGTAGTCGTTCCCCTAAGTGGCCGGCCAGGGGTGATCGTCAATGATGTCATGATTTGCTCGGAGAGGAGCTGTTCAGCTTTTCACGTTCGCCTTTGGCCCGCTCAAGCACTTTTTCTATTCCGGCTGCATCTCCAGCCTTGATCAGTTGTTTCAATTCGTCCAAGGCCCGTCCATACCTGTCGATATAGGACACCACATTATCTCGATTCCACAAGAAAATGTCGCGCCACATTTCCGGCGAACTCGCAGCAATCCTCGTCGTGTCGCGCAATCCGCCGCCGGAATGGCCGGCCAGATCCAAAGAAGGCAGCTGCTGATCCCGAAGCTCGGCCAGGGCATTCATCAACGCGAACGCCACCACATGGGGCAAGTGACTGACTGCTCCAAGGATTTGATCGTGCAGATGCGGATCCATCGACAGGAGAATCGAGCCGGTCTCTTCCCACAATTGTCTCACTCGCTCCAACGCAGTGGTATCAGTTCGTTTCGTCGGGGTGAGAATACAGCGTGCGCCCTTGAACAACTGATCCGACCCCGCTGCAACTCCCGTCTTTTCTTTCCCTGCAATAGGATGGGCTCCCACAAAATGCACACCCATCGGCATGGCCGTTTCGGACCGTTCGACCAAGGTGCCCTTCACACTGCCTACATCGCTGACTATTGCACCGGGAGCGAGACAATGGGCCCATTCACGGAGGTGACGCTCATAGGTATCGACAGGCGTCGCCAATATCACCAGATCCGATCCGCGCACGCCTTCTTGCGGATCGGCCACGTACCGATCGATAGCCCCGAGCGCAACGGCGGTCTTGAGATTCTCGACACGCCGGCCGACCCCGACAACATGATCGGCCAACGCTTTTCGCCGAAGGATCATGCCGAGCGATCCGCCGATCAGCCCCACCCCAATGATCGCAACTTGCCTAAAATGAACTGCCATCGTGTCTCTACAGTTCTCTCCCAACGGCCTTCGCGATATTCCTAAGGTCGCCCATCAGGGCTTTGAACTTTGAGGGCTTAATGGACTCTTCACCGTCACACAGGGCACATTCGGGGTTCGAATGGACTTCGATGAGGAGACCATCGGCACCGGCCGCAACTGCGGCTTTCGACATCGGAGCGACCAGGTCCCACTTTCCGGTGGCATGGCTGGGGTCGACAATGACCGGCAGATGCGAAAGCTCCTTCAACGTGGGAATGGCCGCAAGATCCAGCGTATTGCGATATTGCGTTTCGAATGTGCGAATGCCCCGCTCGCACA is a genomic window containing:
- a CDS encoding 1-acyl-sn-glycerol-3-phosphate acyltransferase yields the protein MSGIVYGFLWVLARVVGWICFRYRVEGQIPRTGGVLIAANHASYLDIPLLGCGMTRRAWYLGRNDLFPIPVLNRILQALGWIPVRLGRLDREAFGKAINLIRSGQVVVIFPEGGRSHDGHLRPPKAGIGVIVSQTGCPVVPAYLKGTFDVLPTGARWPRWRQVRVRFGEPLMFETGARKERAETKQFYQQVSRTVIEQIAALGQVPVPRGKDDPASETPNRPTAGVHNAE
- a CDS encoding D-alanyl-D-alanine carboxypeptidase; this encodes MAQKDPIRPDPLLQSWGRTFYCLSLLAAFSLPLIGFSIHPASAIEAHSKSQVIHTVSYVPQPLPWKRVPAHSILLKELRSGRVLFEHETEKRLSPASLTKIMSALVILEKGRLDDLATVSKNAARAPKTHLRLKVGEVFRLGDLLKAMMMVSANDACLAAVEHVGGDEEQFVMLMNAKAAALGLSDTHFSNGCGFDSPDHYSTAEDLAKLSEVAMQNAVFRELVREEREIITPVSGYRAYVLHNTNRLLGRVPGVEGVKTGFTSKAGRCLIAKVSQNGSDLLLVILNSNRRWNTAKSLIDYGLRMTTPIQ
- the sppA gene encoding signal peptide peptidase SppA, yielding MADDVTQTERPPKRHVFRKAFWLFMAGVGILVLMNVFFPDLDLSSEDRIALIRVEGVILDSQTTVGELKRFSENPSIKAIVLRIDTPGGGVVPSQEIYDAVKRVRSKSNKAVIASMGSVAASGGYYIAAATDRIVANPGTLTGSIGVIMETANVEGLLQKIGVEGVVIKSGKYKDVGSPLRKMSAEERALLQAVMDDVHKQFIEAVAEGRSMELRTAQALADGRIFTGRQAKDAKLVDELGDLEDAIQLAAEVVGIEGEPKVVEPRRRFSLREILDSKLSMMFPKLDIQPGVSLKYLMAF
- a CDS encoding PCP reductase family protein, which encodes MSTSDFSQSAATEIRWTDGALKRMERAPIFLRGMVRRLAEKKARELGYGEITEEILEQFKGQMMGRMGGESGMTAAAEEMAGGRLPWTATAKERLATVPEFMRAMIKQIAEEVARERGHLEVNVELFEKVEALGDVQEVGGPPMEWTAEAVELLQDKLKQSPPIALDFVTDMLKRDTEDLARGENLTRIDASALRDLWDAPQARVGWTDEAWKRLQTSPDFVRSGIRKAAERRARKLGLKEIDSDHLTVFRNQAMMKAVKRIRSFGYQELTFEAFDTALQKTKRLQGNDQAEKRLQEIRGHFADPSTKKPEGGTLGADLMDRFRKYLKGEGTL
- a CDS encoding VCBS repeat-containing protein, whose amino-acid sequence is MKRKHPVERLILGVALLGLLAGDGFWGCSKTDPYTPPDPFYYFASYKVGKNPTTITTGDLNQDSFTDLITTNIASNSVSILLGNGDGTFKDQVQLHVCQEPRALAMGDFNEDGHADVALACSGGDEISLLLGHGDGKFEEGQRYPVHRTPIALATDDINGDHHADLVVALRNDKIKVFLGNGRGEFRHGVQYEYGDTPTSVALSDLNGDGRLDLVVTNGGPMSNAVSIWLGNGDGSFRDPKDYPTGHRPLGVSFADFNNDQHSDLLVINGEKDSFTTFLGNGNATFRPGKDSGADAGPNFGLARDFNGDHLVDVAIVNLQSNDLSILFGKGDGTFHYPPRNYRTKSGPFALSSFRVTTSGVEEPGLAIADNGSGSVSIFLHHGLKPVAKSDAKE
- a CDS encoding integration host factor subunit beta; its protein translation is MTKAQIIERVSEQVTTLTKRQAEVVVNTIFDCVRDSLKNGDKTEIRGFGSFRLRARRMKEGRNPKTGETVAVPAKRVPFFKAGKELKELLNQ
- the aroA gene encoding 3-phosphoshikimate 1-carboxyvinyltransferase codes for the protein MTSLTITPGRPLRGTTTVPGDKSLTHRAIILTALAEGTSTVSGYCQGEDCLNTMRAFQALGIPIRQTPTELAVHGKGFWGLSEPNAPIDCGNSGTGIRLLTGLLAGQDFFSILTGDESIRRRPMGRVVKPLREMGAVIGGRKGGELAPLAITGSGLRGIEYTSAVASAQIKSSLLLAGLFAQGKTRYREPSLSRDHTERMFQFFGIPLTKEEGTLVLQGRPSVGWRGVQVTIPGDFSAAAFFIVGATIVQGSDITIRNVGMNPTRTGLVEVMRKMGADIQVLGQREEAGEPVGDLRVKSAPLKGVTIGPDLIPKTIDEFPVLCVAAAVADGDTVISGAEELRVKESDRIATMSGELKAMGALIEERPDGMIIKGLGRGRENGRLKAVGNAQSHGDHRVAMSLAIGGLTAEQHMSIADTGCVDTSFPNFEGALAQLLADPV
- a CDS encoding 30S ribosomal protein S1, whose amino-acid sequence is MGTVSNSSDAQLDRNALAALYEETFRNLEEGTITEGRVVALTKDKVIVDIGYKSEGMIPSDQFSSEELQNLKIGDRLQVYIEECEDADGNLVLSKEKADKMKIWEELEKLYKDEKSIEGKIVSRIKGGMMVDIGVKAFLPGSQIDLHPVRDLDGLVGKTFPLKIIKINHRRGNVVVSRRVLLEETRDKKRQTTLANLKEGQLIQGTVKNITDYGSFIDLGGIDGLLHITDMSWGRVGHPSELFTVGDKVEVTVLKYDRETGRISLGLKQKSADPWTNVAGKYPIGTRVRGRVVSLTDYGAFVELEPGVEGLVHVSEMSWTHEVRHPSRVVSVGDQVEAAVLNIDPASRKISLGMKQTAPNPWDMIESKYPIGTRIEGKVKSLTDFGAFVGLEEGIDGLIHISDMSWTKHIKHPSELFKKGQKVEAMVLRIDKEKERLSLGFKQLSRDPWDEAIPSRYHVGDSVTGKVTKVADFGIFIELEGGVEGLIHVSESGLESSMKLEEKFKLQDDVAAKIIKVDREERKIALSLRDHQLDWERKQVDDYHSTQGVLDQSIGRAAKQSRKRSQAEDQN